In a single window of the Patescibacteria group bacterium genome:
- a CDS encoding flippase — protein sequence MTLSTKIAHNTIIQIASKIIATILGLFTIAIMTRYLGKSGFGDYTTILVYLTFFATVADLGLTLVTVQLISKPGADQERIIGSLFGFRFVTAFLFLGGAILLSLFLPYSNIIKAGIALTAFSFLFVNFNQILVGIFQKNLKMGKVAIAETVSRLFLFLAVLFVYFLDLGLTGILVATVLSNFISFLFHYIFSRKFVKAKINFDIRLWKKIIVQSWPIAVTIFFNLIYLRTDTIILSLVKSSEEVGIYGAAYRVVDVLVTVPFMFAGIILPVLTRSWAEKNNKFFKNVLQKSFDIMIIMAIPILAGTYFTADEIINIIAGSEFHESAFVLKILMLASTFIFMGTMFSHAIIAIEKQKEIIKAYIFVAVTSLVAYIIIIPKFSYTGAAWITVYSELAIGFATFFLVYKYTKFIPSLKVFFKVIMATTLMSLALHYFNAYNLNLYLSITFSVFIYFVSLYVFGGITKKEILNILNKK from the coding sequence ATGACACTATCAACAAAAATAGCGCACAATACAATTATACAAATAGCTAGCAAAATAATAGCAACCATCCTAGGTCTTTTCACTATCGCTATTATGACCAGATACCTAGGTAAGTCTGGCTTTGGAGACTATACAACAATATTGGTATATCTCACTTTTTTTGCTACTGTTGCTGACCTTGGACTCACTCTGGTGACTGTTCAGCTAATAAGCAAACCAGGTGCTGACCAAGAGAGAATAATTGGAAGCCTTTTTGGTTTTAGATTTGTAACTGCTTTTCTTTTTTTAGGAGGTGCTATTCTGTTGTCACTTTTTCTTCCTTATTCTAATATAATCAAAGCTGGCATTGCCCTCACTGCTTTTTCTTTTCTTTTTGTTAATTTTAATCAAATCTTGGTTGGTATTTTTCAAAAAAATCTCAAAATGGGAAAAGTTGCTATAGCCGAAACTGTAAGTCGCTTGTTTTTATTCCTTGCTGTTTTGTTTGTGTACTTTCTCGATCTTGGGCTGACAGGTATATTGGTGGCGACTGTTCTTTCTAATTTTATTTCCTTCCTATTTCATTATATTTTTTCAAGAAAATTTGTTAAGGCTAAAATTAATTTTGACATAAGACTCTGGAAAAAAATTATTGTTCAATCATGGCCTATTGCCGTAACTATTTTTTTCAATCTAATCTACCTAAGAACAGATACTATAATTCTCTCTCTAGTAAAAAGCTCGGAAGAGGTTGGTATTTATGGGGCGGCCTATAGAGTGGTAGATGTTTTAGTAACTGTCCCCTTTATGTTTGCTGGTATTATTCTCCCCGTCCTAACTAGAAGCTGGGCTGAAAAAAATAATAAGTTTTTTAAAAATGTACTTCAAAAATCGTTTGATATAATGATTATAATGGCTATTCCAATCTTGGCAGGCACCTATTTCACAGCAGATGAGATAATAAACATTATCGCTGGTTCTGAATTCCATGAATCTGCTTTTGTTTTAAAAATACTTATGCTTGCTTCTACATTTATTTTTATGGGGACCATGTTCTCTCATGCCATTATAGCGATTGAAAAACAAAAAGAAATTATTAAAGCCTATATTTTCGTTGCCGTTACTTCTCTTGTCGCCTATATAATTATTATTCCTAAATTTTCCTACACTGGGGCTGCTTGGATTACTGTTTATAGTGAGCTCGCCATTGGCTTTGCTACCTTTTTTCTAGTTTATAAATATACAAAATTTATCCCTAGCCTAAAAGTGTTTTTTAAAGTAATTATGGCGACAACCTTAATGTCCCTAGCTCTGCATTATTTTAATGCTTACAATTTAAACCTTTATCTTTCTATCACTTTTTCAGTTTTTATATATTTTGTTTCTCTCTATGTTTTTGGAGGGATAACTAAAAAAGAAATCTTAAATATACTAAATAAAAAATAA
- a CDS encoding cellulase family glycosylhydrolase: protein MLKIFKKLSWFKKISITLIIIFFVFFLLSLSRVYEKHELKYGLTFSQKQAIDLGLDWKELFVAMLDDLGVKNLRLSAYWNEIESINNNFYWDDLDWQIEEASKRDAQIILAVGGRLPRWPECHIPSWAESLSKDKRETETLSYIELTIKRYKDNKNIVAWQIENEPFLSNFGECPDIDPAFLDREIELVRSIDSRQIVVTDSGELSVWVPAAKRADIFGTTMYRKTYSNLLQAYVSYPIEPSFFRVKRNLAKIFARPDKWIVIELQAEPWGPQPFQYLSPEERARTMDYDKFVEMMEFSRQTGFEEFYLWGVEWWYWEKINQNNPQIWNEAKTLF, encoded by the coding sequence ATGTTAAAAATATTTAAAAAATTATCTTGGTTTAAAAAAATATCTATTACTTTGATAATAATATTTTTTGTTTTCTTTTTATTGAGCCTTAGTCGTGTTTATGAAAAACATGAACTTAAATATGGTCTAACTTTTTCTCAGAAACAAGCAATCGATTTAGGGCTTGATTGGAAAGAGCTTTTTGTGGCAATGTTGGATGATTTGGGAGTAAAAAACTTGAGACTATCAGCTTATTGGAACGAAATAGAGTCAATTAACAATAATTTTTATTGGGATGATCTTGACTGGCAGATTGAGGAGGCTAGCAAAAGAGACGCTCAGATTATTTTAGCTGTTGGAGGGAGACTCCCAAGATGGCCCGAGTGTCATATCCCTTCCTGGGCAGAGAGTCTGAGTAAAGACAAAAGAGAAACAGAGACTTTAAGCTATATCGAATTAACTATAAAAAGATATAAGGACAATAAGAATATAGTAGCTTGGCAAATAGAAAATGAACCTTTTCTTTCAAATTTTGGTGAATGTCCAGATATTGACCCAGCTTTTCTAGACAGAGAAATAGAATTAGTTAGATCAATAGACTCAAGACAAATTGTTGTTACAGATTCTGGGGAACTTTCAGTTTGGGTTCCAGCAGCTAAGAGGGCTGATATATTTGGAACAACCATGTACAGGAAAACATATTCCAATTTATTGCAAGCTTATGTTTCCTATCCTATTGAACCATCATTTTTTCGAGTTAAAAGAAATCTAGCCAAAATATTCGCTAGGCCAGATAAATGGATAGTGATAGAGCTCCAAGCAGAACCTTGGGGGCCGCAACCGTTTCAATATTTAAGTCCGGAAGAGCGAGCTCGTACTATGGATTATGATAAGTTTGTTGAAATGATGGAGTTCTCGAGACAAACTGGTTTTGAAGAATTTTATCTCTGGGGAGTTGAATGGTGGTATTGGGAAAAAATAAATCAAAACAATCCACAAATTTGGAATGAAGCAAAGACCCTTTTTTGA
- a CDS encoding ROK family protein, with protein sequence MSKKIKEYKLGIDIGGTKMLAVLFDGERVVEDYVLATPKDSVEHFIIMINALVEPLFEKAKKDKAQVNGIGLGIAGVVDFKSRKVLVSPNIEIIENTNFVYQLEKKLGQPIFIDNDANCFLRAEVKIGAARKSSNAYGVIVGTGIGSAWWYEDNIYMRAGEIGNNIVDFESKITLEKAYQNLTQRNPLNMSTEAYKGDILAIKSFEEFGTIFGLTMSNLVNTIAPDIIVVGGGGVGASDLFFPEAKKIMKEYIHIEENKKTKLVVSKLGSHAGAIGAAMLVE encoded by the coding sequence ATGTCAAAAAAAATAAAAGAGTATAAATTAGGAATTGATATTGGTGGGACTAAAATGCTTGCTGTTCTCTTTGACGGCGAGAGGGTTGTCGAGGATTATGTTCTAGCAACCCCCAAAGATAGTGTTGAACATTTTATCATCATGATAAATGCTCTAGTTGAACCTCTTTTTGAAAAAGCAAAAAAAGACAAGGCACAAGTTAATGGAATTGGTCTCGGGATAGCTGGTGTTGTTGATTTTAAATCAAGAAAAGTGTTAGTATCTCCGAATATAGAGATAATAGAAAATACGAATTTTGTTTATCAGCTAGAAAAAAAACTAGGTCAACCAATATTTATCGACAATGATGCAAATTGTTTTCTGCGAGCTGAAGTTAAAATAGGGGCAGCAAGAAAAAGTAGTAACGCTTATGGAGTGATAGTGGGGACTGGAATTGGAAGTGCTTGGTGGTATGAGGATAATATATATATGAGAGCTGGTGAGATTGGCAATAATATAGTAGATTTTGAAAGTAAAATTACTCTAGAGAAGGCCTATCAGAACTTAACTCAAAGAAACCCTCTAAACATGTCAACCGAAGCATACAAGGGAGACATTTTGGCTATAAAATCTTTTGAAGAATTTGGTACTATTTTTGGTCTAACTATGAGCAATCTAGTTAATACAATAGCCCCTGATATAATCGTAGTTGGTGGAGGAGGAGTTGGAGCATCTGACTTGTTTTTTCCTGAAGCCAAAAAAATAATGAAAGAATATATTCACATAGAAGAAAACAAAAAAACAAAACTAGTGGTCTCAAAACTAGGGAGTCATGCAGGAGCAATTGGAGCTGCGATGTTGGTAGAATAA